One stretch of Methanobrevibacter sp. DNA includes these proteins:
- a CDS encoding CBS domain-containing protein yields MLTSVQKEILQTLINLYQSSNGKSIKGEDIAEVMGRNPGTIRNQMQSLRSLGLVKGVPGPRGGYKPTIEAYHSLNITVSDQDSKVPIFKNGKRVEDITVAKIEFTSVPQPSECEAAIKVLGSIKDLTLGDTISIGPTPVNNLGILGTIVGRDDMNNILLLDTKTIRSIPKQTVGEIASRDVISFKMNCTIKDAAKKMVEHDIDGAPVMKDGKVVGVFTLSDLVRTIAEDKEEFTVSELMSTSLIIVNEDLKIANAIEVMLKKSISRLIVADNNQDLLGIVTRTDLINIIANLDQFPIITN; encoded by the coding sequence ATGTTAACATCTGTTCAAAAGGAAATTTTACAAACCTTAATTAATTTATACCAATCATCTAATGGTAAATCTATTAAGGGAGAAGATATTGCTGAGGTTATGGGAAGAAATCCTGGAACAATCCGTAATCAAATGCAATCATTAAGAAGTTTAGGTCTAGTTAAAGGTGTACCTGGTCCTAGAGGAGGATATAAACCAACTATAGAAGCTTATCATTCTTTAAATATCACAGTTTCAGATCAAGATTCTAAAGTGCCTATATTTAAAAATGGAAAAAGAGTTGAGGATATTACTGTTGCAAAAATTGAATTTACTAGTGTTCCACAGCCTAGTGAATGTGAAGCTGCAATTAAAGTTTTAGGAAGTATTAAAGATTTGACTTTAGGGGATACTATTAGTATTGGGCCAACTCCTGTAAACAATTTAGGAATTCTTGGAACAATTGTTGGTCGTGATGATATGAATAATATCCTTTTACTTGATACTAAAACCATTAGAAGTATTCCAAAACAAACTGTTGGTGAAATTGCAAGCCGTGATGTAATCTCTTTTAAAATGAATTGCACAATAAAAGATGCAGCAAAAAAAATGGTGGAACATGACATTGATGGTGCTCCTGTGATGAAAGATGGAAAAGTAGTTGGAGTATTTACATTATCTGATCTTGTTCGTACAATAGCTGAGGATAAAGAAGAGTTCACTGTCAGTGAATTAATGTCAACAAGCCTTATAATTGTTAATGAAGATTTAAAAATAGCTAATGCAATTGAAGTAATGCTTAAAAAGTCAATTTCCCGATTGATTGTTGCGGACAATAATCA
- a CDS encoding cation-translocating P-type ATPase, producing MIDEITDFLFGLKMTIISGIFLLIAVIFMIFGVNTPIYLNPAWGTVIISGIPMLTLAMSRLIREKWISSALLIAIAMVASLLIGEVFAAGEVAWIMALGALLEDWTVERAKKGLRNLINLTPQTGRKITNGHEEIIAVGEIEIGDILRILPGESVPVDGEIVIGTSSLDQSIMTGESLPIDKEVGDEVFCGTMNLYGAIDIKATSLGKNSSLQKLIDLVKSADEKQAPTQRIADKWATILVPVALLIAIVAWIVTSNIERGVTVLIVFCPCALILATPTAIMAAIGQATKYGVLIKSGEALETLGGLNTLVFDKTGTLTYGNLEVSDVISLSDDLTDEDLLKITASCEKLSEHPLAKAIVNNVKELKIDIEEPNEFKMYPGKGVTCINSYGRVYAGNSKFLRENGININVDNYLDILKHEGKASIIVALNNEVIGLIGLSDVIREDSKNMIDKLHELGAETILLTGDNTETANYFATKVGIGKVYGNLLPQEKLDWIEKLKKEGKNVCMIGDGVNDAPALKTADVSVAMGSVGSDVAIEAADIALLGDDIGKISYLKKLSNSTLFTIKANIAISMTINTVAIICSVLGLLNPVTGAIVHNAGSCLVVLNAALLYDRHFDDSIKKMDIENVEHSHYHFHNDGEHSHSHEHVQILDEIKTDNGIKHMHAHKHALSRRSCELHHK from the coding sequence GTGATAGATGAAATAACTGATTTTCTATTTGGATTAAAAATGACCATTATCTCTGGTATATTTTTATTGATTGCAGTTATTTTTATGATTTTTGGAGTTAACACTCCAATTTATTTAAACCCTGCATGGGGTACAGTAATAATAAGTGGTATTCCAATGTTAACATTGGCAATGTCAAGATTAATTCGTGAAAAATGGATCTCATCAGCACTCTTGATTGCAATAGCTATGGTTGCATCACTTTTAATCGGAGAGGTATTTGCTGCAGGTGAAGTTGCATGGATTATGGCATTAGGTGCTCTTCTGGAAGATTGGACAGTTGAAAGAGCTAAAAAAGGTTTAAGAAATCTTATTAATTTAACTCCACAAACTGGTAGAAAAATCACTAATGGTCATGAAGAAATAATTGCAGTTGGTGAAATTGAAATAGGTGATATCTTAAGAATTCTTCCAGGTGAAAGTGTACCTGTTGATGGTGAAATTGTGATTGGTACTTCATCACTTGATCAATCAATCATGACTGGTGAGTCATTACCTATTGATAAGGAAGTTGGAGATGAAGTATTCTGCGGTACTATGAATCTTTATGGTGCTATTGATATTAAAGCAACTAGTTTGGGTAAAAATTCATCACTTCAAAAATTAATTGATCTAGTAAAATCAGCTGATGAAAAACAAGCTCCAACACAAAGAATTGCTGATAAATGGGCTACAATCCTTGTTCCTGTAGCATTATTAATTGCTATTGTTGCATGGATTGTTACAAGTAATATTGAAAGGGGAGTAACTGTTTTAATTGTATTCTGTCCATGTGCATTAATACTTGCAACACCAACAGCAATTATGGCAGCTATTGGTCAAGCAACTAAATATGGTGTGCTTATTAAATCTGGTGAAGCACTAGAAACTCTTGGTGGATTAAATACATTGGTATTTGATAAAACTGGAACTTTAACTTATGGTAATTTGGAAGTTTCTGATGTCATATCATTAAGTGACGATTTGACTGATGAAGATTTACTTAAAATAACTGCTTCATGCGAGAAATTAAGTGAACATCCCTTGGCTAAAGCTATTGTTAACAATGTAAAAGAATTAAAAATTGATATTGAAGAACCAAATGAATTTAAAATGTATCCTGGTAAAGGAGTTACATGTATAAATTCTTATGGTAGGGTATATGCAGGAAACTCAAAATTCTTAAGGGAGAATGGTATTAATATAAATGTTGACAATTATTTGGACATATTAAAACATGAAGGAAAAGCTTCAATCATTGTCGCATTAAATAATGAAGTCATTGGATTGATTGGTTTATCTGATGTAATTCGTGAAGATTCTAAAAATATGATTGATAAATTACATGAGTTAGGTGCTGAAACTATATTACTCACAGGAGATAACACAGAAACTGCTAATTATTTTGCCACAAAAGTTGGAATTGGTAAAGTTTATGGAAATTTACTTCCTCAAGAAAAACTTGATTGGATTGAAAAACTTAAAAAAGAAGGTAAAAATGTTTGTATGATTGGTGATGGTGTAAATGACGCACCTGCTTTAAAAACTGCAGATGTTAGTGTTGCAATGGGTTCAGTTGGAAGTGATGTGGCTATTGAAGCAGCAGATATTGCTCTTTTGGGTGATGATATAGGAAAAATTTCATATCTTAAAAAACTATCAAACTCCACATTATTTACAATTAAGGCAAACATTGCAATTTCCATGACAATCAATACTGTTGCAATAATTTGTTCTGTATTAGGTTTATTAAATCCAGTTACAGGTGCTATTGTTCATAATGCAGGATCTTGTCTTGTTGTTTTAAATGCTGCATTACTTTATGATAGGCACTTTGATGATTCAATTAAGAAAATGGATATTGAAAATGTAGAGCACTCTCATTATCATTTCCATAATGATGGGGAACATTCACATTCCCATGAACATGTTCAGATACTTGATGAAATCAAAACTGATAATGGAATCAAACATATGCATGCTCACAAACATGCATTATCTAGAAGAAGTTGTGAACTTCATCACAAATGA